Proteins from a genomic interval of Trichoderma breve strain T069 chromosome 2, whole genome shotgun sequence:
- a CDS encoding deuterolysin metalloprotease (M35) family domain-containing protein, translating to MKFISGLIALAALASAAPGKAPTPLDIKLEGAGNAEIKAVITNTGKNNLKIFKTGTILDNAPVEKVTISSGEHIVAFDGVRQRISTQNLAEDAFQHIAAGESIEVTFDIAEAHDLSIGGKYDIQSVGAFSFAQEESNELVGSVPFETNKIEIEVDGEDASARRVAFHQKRTRVQSDCTGSRLSVTQTALRNCASVAQLAQQAAASGAAAKLTEYFKSSTSSVRSTVSGVFSRVLSECSSTSSGVASYYCSDVLSSCSSNVLAYTLPSSSLMVYCNLYFTALPALTRSCHAQDQATTNIHEITHLSQVKGTQDYGGYGYNFVRSLSAAQNLNHADTYALFANAIYAGC from the exons ATGAAGTTCATCTCTGGTCTCATTGCCCTCGctgccttggcctctgcCGCCCCTGGCAAGGCTCCCACTCCCCTCGACATCAAGCTCGAGGGTGCTGGTAACGCTGAGATCAAGGCTGTCATTACCAACACGGGCAAGAACAACCTAAAGATCTTCAAGACCGGTACCATTTTGGACAACGCCCCCGTTGAGAAGGTCACAATCAGCTCTGGCG AGCACATCGTTGCTTTCGACGGTGTTCGTCAGCGCATCTCTACTCAGAACTTGGCTGAGGATGCCTTCCAGCACATCGCTGCCGGAGAGTCAATCGAGGTGACCTTTGACATTGCCGAGGCCCACGACCTCTCCATTGGCGGCAAATACGACATCCAGTCTGTTGGTGCTTTCTCCTTTGCCCAAGAGGAGTCCAACGAGCTCGTCGGCTCTGTGCCATTCGAGACCAACAAGATCGAGATTGAAgtcgacggcgaggatgccTCTGCCCGCCGCGTTGCCTTCCACCAGAAGCGCACTCGCGTCCAGAGCGACTGCACCGGCAGCAGGCTCTCTGTTACCCAGACTGCTCTCCGCAACTGTGCCTCGGTTGCCCAGCTCGCTCAGCAGGCCGCTGCCTCTGGCGCTGCCGCCAAGCTCACCGAGTACTTCAAGtcttccaccagcagcgTGCGAAGCACCGTCTCCGGCGTTTTCAGCCGCGTGCTCTCCGAGTGCAGCTCAACCAGCAGCGGTGTCGCCAGCTACTACTGTTCCGATGTCCTCAGCTCGTGCTCCTCCAACGTGTTGGCATACACTCTCCCCAGCTCAAGCCTGATGGTCTACTGCAACCTCTACTTCACGGCTCTCCCCGCGCTGACCCGATCCTGCCATGCTCAGGACCAGGCCACCACTAACATCCACGAGATTACACACTTGAGCCAAGTCAAGGGCACTCAAGACTACGGTGGATATGGATACAACTTTGTCCGCAGTCTGTCTGCTGCGCAGAACCTCAACCACGCCGATACTTATGCGCTCTTTGCCAACGCCATCTATGCTGGCTGCTAA
- a CDS encoding leucine rich repeat domain-containing protein, translated as MDNSQRRLSGIPRPSRLPPPASSSTSSLRPRPSRDSLAGDTSSGTEIQNPKLRGSASRGQLRPSAGTNSGRAPALRNSTSIPKPVRAVSSSQRRWSTVTNAPAAQYKPWAEPAESDRGSFDQETDSTEAIKNDILISYLNDSAGVPDQFDNNASPLSSPGLSSPGRSMPQINTPKPSLSERTIETLSQLPSSPALSKKSSSFFDSGRPISRAESSASRPSSSYTSDGSARHPSRPGSSAADDSAFSNPRMSSANLFKRNSIVHNDRTPGAASNSTQRLRPASRASGAASKPSASMPDVRSPSPNTMGKAPAKPAQKPAQKPAVKTLKQRASVHGLGKKPSVQALGAGENSGAPISSWDGTIAPAAAAVKEDAEPEQPTQKSSSALRDQIAKAKAAKRAAMKQTPAQTASATSTTDDFAAIPAKTGFDYDAAFDDPFNLNKGQDAGEKVLKQRIGAARTSGKLNIAALGLKEIPSEVMKMYDLETIGAGESWAESVELTRLVGADNEIETLDDTMFPDRSPEELENDEEGRGNIFGGLETLDMHGNRLLAIPMGFRRFTQLTTLNLSSNRLENGCLEIIAQMTAIRDLKLANNLLVGALDAGLADLSVLEVLDIHGNQVTALPPNVEGLSRLRVLNLSENNFESLPFEGLSKLPLAELDLKKNKLSGTLIDGSIGSLPMLQSLDISVNRLTRLVPADASISLPLVHTLTLSMNRLQELPDMASWTSLINLAADANNISSIPLSFTSLEKVRQADFSSNDIRVVPPEISRMDSLTLLRLSGNPLRDKKFASASTDEIKEALSTRLEPPPPYEEPAVQAPITTIISPPEMEKKQQQPDKMSTIHPEDPDSRSEGDDDFATPPTSAPHSPTRSRAQTVVRETWQVKPGGLLDRSRTESSSLSPEMCAELSRSYQIRQAQLHHNLLSAFPGSLQFFSQTLTSLSLGHNKISGEDYLTEELSLPVLTELNLSSNTITSLGPLTKFLKAPALEKIDVSLNRLTALPLDLKQSFPSLKVLLASNNQLTELDPAAIKGLKVVDVASNEIAHLDPRLGLLGGKDGLERLEVSGNRFKVPKWNILEKGTAATMRWLRGRVPAAEMEAWRAENGDDDSSDVD; from the exons ATGGACAACTCCCAGAGACGACTTAGCGGCATCCCTCGCCCTTCCCGACTTCCTC ctccggcttcCAGCTCCACGTCGTCGCTTCGCCCAAGGCCCTCCCGAGACAGTCTAGCAGGAGATACATCAAGTGGCACGGAGATCCAGAACCCAAAGCTGCGAGGTTCTGCTTCCCGTGGCCAACTACGCCCCTCTGCTGGTACAAACAGCGGGCGTGCGCCGGCCTTGCGCAACTCTACGTCTA TACCGAAGCCCGTGCGAGCCGTATCGTCGTCCCAGCGAAGATGGAGTACAGTCACCAACGCCCCGGCAGCGCAGTACAAGCCTTGGGCAGAACCAGCAGAATCCGATAGAGGCTCATTTGACCAGGAGACAGACTCTACAGAGGCAATCAAAAATGATATCCTCATCTCATACTTGAATGATTCTGCCGGCGTGCCAGATCAATTTGACAATAACGCATCTCCACTCTCCTCTCCAGGACTCTCCTCTCCGGGGAGGAGCATGCCTCAGATCAACACACCGAAACCTTCGCTTTCCGAGCGCACCATTGAGACTCTGTCGCAGCTACCCTCGTCTCCTGCTCTGAGCAAAAAGTCTTCGTCGTTCTTTGATTCGGGACGACCTATATCACGAGCCGAAAGCTCagcctcaaggccaagctcCAGCTACACTTCTGACGGGTCTGCAAGACATCCGTCTCGCCCAGGCTCAAGTGCGGCTGACGACTCGGCCTTTTCGAATCCCAGGATGTCATCGGCCAATCTGTTCAAGAGAAATTCAATCGTTCATAACGATAGAACGCCAGGCGCTGCCTCCAACAGTACGCAAAGGCTACGCCCTGCTAGCCGTGCTTCCGGGGCGGCCTCAAAGCCATCCGCTTCTATGCCAGATGTCAGAAGCCCAAGTCCAAACACGATGGGCAAAGCACCAGCTAAGCCCGCTCAGAAGCCGGCCCAGAAGCCGGCAGTAAAGACCTTGAAGCAAAGGGCATCAGTTCACGGTCTTGGCAAGAAGCCATCGGTGCAAGCCCTAGGTGCTGGCGAAAATTCGGGAGCTCCCATCTCCTCCTGGGACGGCACTATCGCGCCAGCCGCTGCAGCAGTGAAAGAGGATGCCGAACCGGAACAACCAACTCAAAAGTCCTCATCGGCACTTCGGGATCAGATCGCCAAGgcaaaagctgccaagagGGCGGCTATGAAGCAGACTCCGGCACAGACGGCCAGTGCAACATCTACGACTGATGATTTTGCAGCAATTCCAGCAAAGACCGGATTCGATTACGATGCAGCGTTTGATGACCCATTTAACTTGAATAAGGGACAAGATGCTGGTGAAAAAGTGTTGAAACAACGCATCGGAGCAGCAAGAACTAGTGGAAAACTGAACATCGCCGCGTTAGGACTGAAAGAGATTCCCAGCGAGGTCATGAAAATGTATGATCTGGAGACCATCGGAGCCGGTGAAAGCTGGGCCGAAAGTGTTGAGTTGACCAGGCTGGTTGGCGCGGATAACGAGATAGAAACGCTGGACGACACGATGTTCCCTGACCGCAGTCCCGAAGAGCTCGAAAACGACGAAGAAGGCCGTGGCAACATTTTCGGAGGACTCGAGACGCTCGACATGCACGGCAATCGGCTACTAGCCATCCCCATGGGATTCCGCCGCTTCACCCAGTTGACCACTCTCAATCTG TCGTCTAATCGCCTAGAAAATGGATGCCTTGAAATCATCGCTCAGATGACGGCGATCCGCGATCTCAAACTGGCAAACAATCTCCTCGTTGGCGCGTTGGACGCGGGCCTCGCGGATCTGAGCGTCCTAGAGGTACTTGATATACACGGAAACCAAGTCACTGCCCTACCGCCCAACGTTGAAGGTCTTTCTCGGCTGCGCGTTCTCAACCTGAGCGAGAACAACTTTGAATCACTTCCCTTTGAGGGGCTCTCAAAGCTACCGCTTGCCGAGCTCgatttgaagaagaacaagctTTCGGGCACCCTGATTGATGGATCGATTGGCTCTCTACCAATGCTTCAATCTCTCGACATCTCAGTGAACAGACTGACGCGTCTTGTGCCTGCTGATGCTTCAATCAGTCTTCCCCTTGTCCACACTCTCACCCTCTCAATGAATCGACTGCAGGAGCTCCCAGATATGGCTTCGTGGACAAGTCTTATAAACCTTGCGGCAGATGCGAACAACATCTCCAGCATCCCCTTGAGCTTTACCAGCCTCGAAAAGGTGCGGCAGGCCGACTTTTCCAGCAACGACATTCGGGTAGTCCCACCTGAGATTTCTCGAATGGACAGCCTGACTCTGCTTCGGCTTAGTGGTAACCCGCTGCGTGACAAGAAGTTTGCTTCGGCTTCGACAGATGAGATCAAGGAAGCACTGTCGACAAGGCTGGAGCCTCCTCCCCCATATGAGGAGCCAGCCGTTCAGGcacccatcaccaccatAATCAGCCCACcggaaatggagaagaaacaacaacagccgGACAAGATGTCGACTATCCACCCCGAGGATCCAGACAGCAGATCAGAGGGCGACGACGATTTTGCCACGCCTCCAACATCTGCACCTCACTCGCCTACCAGGTCCCGTGCTCAGACTGTAGTAAGAGAAACTTGGCAGGTCAAGCCGGGTGGACTCCTGGACCGGTCACGCACCGAATCATCTTCCTTGAGCCCGGAAATGTGTGCCGAACTGTCGAGGAGCTATCAGATAAGACAGGCGCAGCTTCACCACAATCTCCTAAGCGCGTTCCCCGGATCCTTGCAGTTCTTCTCGCAAACCCTCACGTCTCTATCACTAGGCCACAACAAAATCTCAGGAGAGGACTACCTAACAGAAGAGCTGAGCTTGCCAGTTCTGACGGAATTGAACTTGAGCTCGAATACTATCACCAGCCTAGGTCCGTTGACAAAATTCCTTAAAGCACCCGCACTGGAAAAGATTGACGTTTCGCTCAATCGCCTAACCGCGCTCCCGCTCGATCTGAAGCAGAGCTTCCCCAGCTTAAAGGTACTGCTTGCATCAAACAACCAACTAACCGAGCTTGATCCAGCTGCCATCAAGGGTCTCAAAGTTGTTGATGTGGCGAGCAATGAGATTGCGCATCTGGATCCTCGGCTCGGCCTCTTGGGCGGAAAAGACGGGCTCGAGCGGCTCGAGGTGTCAGGAAACCGATTCAAGGTCCCCAAGTGGAATATCCTGGAGAAGGGAACCGCAGCCACTATGAGATGGCTCCGGGGCCGCGTTCCAGCTGCCGAGATGGAAGCGTGGAGAGCTGAGAACGGGGACGACGATTCGTCTGACGTGGACTAA